The genomic segment CGTACATGATTGTGTCGGCGTCCTGCCACGCGATGCCGGAAACATGTCCTTCAAAGTTCGGCAATGCGTCCTTCAGCTTGCCCGTCTCCAGATCGCCGACCAGCAGCCGCCCCGGTGATGGATCGTTCACATCCTCGGCGGAGATCATCGCCAGCCGCCGGCCGTCCGGACTCCATCGCACGTCGCCGAGCTTGCCGGGGTTGTCGAACTTCATGACCACGTCGCCGCTCGAGGCATCGAGCACGTGGACGCGGCGCTTCATGTACTCATCGTCCACCAGCGGCGTCGGCGCGAGGGCGACGGCCAGACGATCCCCGACCGGGCTCCACGACAGCTCGGAGGCCGAGCCGTCGATCGCCAGCGCTTTGGGCTTCGCCGCGCCCGCGCGCAAGTCGGCCGTCCAGACGAGCGTCGGTGTGAGGTCTTCCTCGACGACTTCGGCCGTGAAGCCCTTTTCCTCGAGGTCTTTCTTTTCCTTGGGCGTTTTCGGTTCAGCAAGAAACGCGACGCGCGTCTCATCCGGCGACAGCGCATACGAGCCGATGGCGGTTTCATGCTTCAGCACGCGGACGGCCTCGCCGCCGCCAACGGGGATGCGATAGAGTGATTTCTCCTTGTCCTTGCCGCGCTTGGCGAGGAAGTACAGCGCGCGGCCGTCGTGTGACCATTGCACGCTGTCGATATTGACCTCGCCGACGATGTAGGGGCGCGGCGCGCTGCCGTCGACGGCAACCACGTGCAATTCCGACCAGGCGCCGCCGTCGTCGAAATCCTCGCCGTACGGATCGCGGGGCACGAGCAGCGTGTAGGCGATTTGGGTCCCGTCGGGCGACATGATCGCGCTGGTGACGGTTCGCAGCTTCGCCACGTGCTGCGGCGTCCATAGCTGATCGGCGGCGAATGCGGATCGCGCGGCGAGCAAACCAACCGCGACGCAAGCCAATGCAAATGGGCGACGAATGGATCGTGTCTTCATCGTTCCTCCAGCATGATTGGTTAACGGCGTTCCCGCTCCCGCGCGCCGACATGCCCCGCGGCGCACATCAGGCGGAGGCATCCCGGCGAAGTCGCGTGACGAGCTGATGCGCCAGGCGGGTCGGCTCCGGCAGACGATAGCCCGTGCAGCATCGTAACACGATTCGCTCCGCATCCGCCAGTCGCACGAGGTGGCCGACGCTGACATAGATCGGCTTCACCCCGGTGCGAGTTCGCAGCACGCGGCCGATTCGTTCGCCATCGAATCGCAGATCGACGGCATCGCCCCGTGTGTTGCCCGGTTCGACGTGCTCGCCGCACAGTCGACTTTTCGCGCAGCCGATGGTCGGCCGGTCGAGCAAGAGCCCCAAATGCGAAGCAATGCCGAGACGGCGGGGATGCGCTCGCCCGTGACCATCGAGGATGAACACATCGGGCACCGAACGGAGTTGGCGCGCGGCCGCAAGCAGGGCGGGCGCCTCGCGAAAGGAAAGCAATCCCGGCACATAGGGGAACGTCACCTTGCGATGAACGGATGCCGACTCGATCACCGCATGCTTGCGAACGTCCCAGACGATCCATCCGGCGATGATCTGCGGGGCGCCCGCGACAAACGCGGCATCGCCCCCGGCGACGAGCCGTACGGATCGCGCCGGCACAACGCGCTCGACAACGCGGTCAGCCAGCGCGCGCTGCAATCGGATGGCCGCGGTGGGTGAGGGATTCCAGCGATGGCGGATGGGTTGAAATGGGTCGCGCAAGGTCGATCCTCGGTGTCTCGTGCGATAGAATACACCGGTGGCGATCCACGTTCACTGGAAATGGGCCGTCGTTTGTTTGACGCTGGCGGCGTCGGACCGCGCCGCGCGCGCCGAGGAATCCGCTTGGCTGTACGTGGACCTCACGCCGGCCATGAACAACGATCTGATCACTCCGTCGATTCGGGACGAAGGCGCGACGGTTTCGGCCGAGGCGGATCGCGTTTTCCTGACGATTCCGTTTCGCTACGATCTCGGCGCGGCTCCTCGAACGCTCACACGCAGCGCGATGCGCGCGCGGGAGTTTCGCGGGGTCTGGGGGATTCGATTGCTGCCCGAACCGCTCGGCCCGATCGATCTTGCGCTGCTCGACGAAGACCCGCTTTACGAACGGTGGGAACTGAAGCCCGCCGCCGGTCGCCCAACAGTGACGGTGCGCAATCAAACCGGACCACGCGGCGCGGAGCCGGACTCGCGCGCAGCGGGCGGCCGGGGCGAGCGCCGGCCGCTGCGAAGCATGACGATCCCTGCGAGCGGGATGTCAGCGTTCGTTGTTGAGATAACCAACGAGTCGAATCGACTGACCTGGACGTGGGCGAATGGCGAGGAAGAGACGATCGACTTATCGGCGATTCGCAAGGCGCGAGAGCCGTTGCCGTTGCCGCCGATGACCGGTCCGGCCGGGGCGGAGGGCCCATCGAACGGTCCGCGCGGAGCCGTCGCGCCGATGTTGATGGATGTCATAAATACGGTAAAGAACGGATCGGCGGCGCACGCGGCGCTGGCGGTGCAGAGGTTGGCGCGGGCGCGACGAGAGTGGCCCGCACGGGTCGATCCGGCGTTTCTGGCGGACCTGGATGAGCGCATGCTTGAGGCCGGCGCGACGGATCGAGCCGCGGTCCGTGCGGCGGCGTGGTCGTACTTCGCCGAGCCGTTGGAGGGTTTCGCGCCGGCGGACTGGATCGCGCCGTCGGCGTTGCGGCGGCTGGCAAAAGATGCGGCGTTGCAGAAGTCCTGGTTGGAAAACGTCGAGCATGGTCTGGGCCGGCGCGAGGGCGGCGTCTTCTGGATGGGCCTGGTCGGTGACGAGCGGTCGCGCCGCGGCTTGGCGATGCTGATTGGTACGAACGTGTTAAGCGGGACGGACGCCGCGTTGATTGACGCGGCCGGTGACCTTTTGTTGTCACTTGGTCCGTGGCCGATCGCGCGCGGCGAGGCGTCGTCGGGCGCGGCGGTCGGCGGCGCGGGGTCGGAAGCGGTCGGCGTTGATCCGAACGATCCGCGCGCGGCGGACAAACCTGTGGAACTGTCGCGGTTTTCGCCGGCGGCGCTGGAAGCGCTGATGAAGCGTCTGCCCGCGATTCCCGACAGCCCGTGGGCGACGGATTTGATTCGGCGACTCGTTCCGCTCGCGCCGGCGAAACTGGCCGATGCGCTGGCGCAGGAACTGGAGCGTCGCAGGGTTGTGTTAAGCGGACCGGAGGATCCGTTGTTGACTGCCTGGGGGTCGCTTCGGACCGATGGCCAGCGTCTGGCGATGGTGACGGCGCTGAATCGACTTTACGTCGGCGAGTTGGTGTATTCGGAGTCCTTTGCGAGGATCTGGCGCGATGCGACCGGTCCTGCTGCGTCATCGAAGGTGCGCGAGGCGACGGTACGGCTTCTGCTGCGCATCGCGAGCGAAGACCTCGCGCCGCGCGAGCCGAACCCGTTTCCGGTCATCGTGTTGCTGACCTCGCACGACCCGCTGGTGGATGCGTTGAGCGAAATCGTCATCAGGATGAAGTCCGCGGATGGAGCATCGGGCGGTGAGCAAGGCCGGTCAGCGCGGACCCGGCCCGGCAGCCGTGAAACGGAGCTTTGCCACGCCGCCGCGGAGCAATTGCTGCGTCGCGGTCTGGCCGAGCACGCGGCCCGGCTTGTCGCGGGATGCCCGCCGGGGGCCTCGCGCGCGACGCACGTTGAAACGCTGCTGCGCATGAAGAATCCGCCCGCCGACCCGCTGGCAGCCTTTGCCGGGTTCCTCTTGCGACAGGAGACCATCGACTGCGTTAAGCCCGCGCTGGAGTATCTGTCGCGCCGGGCCGGGGCGGAGCCGTCGGACGAGCGCTGGCGTCTGCTGGCGGCGTTGCGCGCCGGGGTGCATCCCGGAGAACTTGATGCGCTCGGCCGCGCGCTCAAGGGGGCGCAGGCCGTGGCCGTGCGGCGCTGGCTGCACGAACTGGGACACATGACGCAGCAGGATCGGCAGCGACTGGCCGGAGCGACCGACCCGGAGCAGCGGCTCGAGCGCCTGAAGGAAATCGACTTTCGTCGAGGTACGGCGGTGGAAGGACGGTACGGCGCGCTGGCCGTGGTCGAGACGGTGACGGCCCGCGCAGGATCGGCCGATGCCGAATCCGGCAACCCATCGATCTCGTGGAGCCTTCCGACGCGCTGGACGATCGCGCTGCCGCCGATTGATCTGGAGTTGCCGGCCGATGTGCATGAAAAGCCCGACGCGCCGTACCGCGTGCTGCTGGGCAAGGCACCGTTGGGAGAGGGCCGCATCGCACAGAGGCCGGGCGTCCTCGGTTCACCCGCCACGTTCTCCATCGCGCTGACGTCCGCCCCGTGGGATGGCTGGGCGACGACAAACGGGCTGCTGCGCGGAACGACCGCCGCGCCGGAAAACGCCGCCGCGGAAGTGGGGCCTCTGTGGATGGTCGCGCGCCCGGTGCTGGAGAAGCCGCTGGCCGGCACGATGACGATTGACGCCGCCCCGCTGTTGAAGCGCGCGATCGCACAGGACCAGTCAATCGGTCGCCGGGTGCCGCCGGCGCGCGTGCCGGAAAAGTTGCCCATCACGCTGCGTCATGCATCGTTCGGAAGTTTCTACGGCGCGGCGGATTGGCCCGGCGAACTGCCGGAATCGATTCCGGATGGTTTCATCCGCCCGCGCGTCGTGATGATCGTGCTGGAGCGAATGGATTAAGGGGCAGTGGTCAGTGTCTCGTGGTCAGTGGGCAGTTGTCCGTGGCCAGTGCCTGGCAGAAACGCAGACAGGGTTCAACATCATTCAGCCCGGCCATCTCGATGGCCGCGAACCTGCCGGCAAGGCCGTACCGTGCCTTCGCTACGGCACCGGATCGTAGCCGAATCCGCCCCACGGGTGACAGCGCAGGATGCGCCGAACGGCCTGCACCGAACCTCGCCATGGACCGTTTCGCCGGATCGCGTCGAGCGCGTACTCACTGCACGACGGCTCAAATCGGCAATGCCCGGGCAGCAGGGGGCGCAGCGCGAATTGGTACGCCCGGATCGTCAGCGTCAGCGCTCGGATCGTCACCGTGTTAACCAGGAACACGATCCGCCCCAGCGGCCGAGCGATCCACCGCACACCGCGCGCCAACAGCGCGATCAGGCGATGCAGCGTCGGCGTTGTCCCCACAGTTGGTCTCATCGCTTCCTCACGGCCATGCGATAGATCGGCCGTCCCTCGCGCACGTACTTGATCTCGTAATTTGTCTCGGTCCGTGATCCGGCCGTGCCGAACGCCGGATCGTCGAAGTCGATCTCCGCGAAATCCGCCACGCCGCCCAGCACGGCGCGAATCTGCTCGTAATACTCGGCGTGATCGGTCTGCACGGCCAGACGACCGCCGGGGACCAGCGCCCGGGCCATCGCCGCGGCCGCGTCGGGCGTGAAGAGCCGCCGCTTGTGGTGGCGTTTTTTGGGCCAGGGGTCGGGGTGGTAGACGTGCAGCGCGGTCAGGCTCGCCGGCGGCAGGCGGTGCATCACGAGAATCTTCGCGTCGGTGCGGACCATGCGCGCGTTGGTGACGCCCCAGCGTGCCAGACGATCGGCACAATACTCGCAGAACGCTCTGGCCCATTCGATGCCGAAAAAGTTGCGGTCGGGATGCGCGCGGGCCATCCGCAGCAGAAACGCCCCCTTGCCGCAGCCGATCTCCATCTCGACGGGCCGGTCGTTCCCGAAGATCGCTCCGAAATCGACGCGCTCCGAGACGACCTCGGGCGAAAGCAGAATGTCCTCAAGCGTCGGCACGAGAACATTATATCACGCTGCGAGCGCGTGTTTCGGCCGGGGAATCACCCGATTGCCGATGGCAGCCGGCGTCGTCGCTTCGCCCGATCTCGTCGATTTTCTTCGTGACGCGGAAGGCCCGGTTGCCGCGGAGCTGACCCAGCCGTCCCAGGAACTTGTCCCGGCCTTCGACTTGCAGGCTCATTTCCTCGGTGACGAGCTTGTCGAGCCGGATCAGATCGCCCGGCGCGAGCGACATCAGGTCGGCCAGGGTGATGCGTGTTTGGCCGAGATACGCGCGCAGATTGATCTCCGCGTTGCGAAGCTTCTGCGTCAGCGCGCGGCGATGGGCCGTGTTGACCGTCCCGCGGCTGTAGGCCAGCCAGCTTTGCGTCGCGAGCTTGCCGATGACCGGCTCGATGACGTTGAACGGAATGCAGATGCTCATCGTGCCCGCGCGAGCGCCGACCTTCAATTCGAAACCCACCACGACGACCACTTCGTTCGGCGCGACAATCTGCACGAGGTGCGGATTGCTCTCGTGCCCGGCCAGGTCGAACTTCACCTCGATCAGCTCGCTCCATGCTTCGGACAGATTCTCCAGCGCGCGATCGAGGATGCGGTTCACCAGTCGCTGTTCGATGAGCGTCAGCGGCCGCTGGGGGATGAAAATGTCCGAGTTGGTGCCGCCCAGAAGGCGGTCGATGATCGGGAAGACGATGAGCGGGCTGATCTCAAGACACATCTTGCCGGTCAGCGTCTCGGCCGACAGTAGATTGAAACAGGTCGGGCTGGGCAGCGAATGGATGAACTCGCTGTAGGTGAGCTGCTCGGCCGTCGCGACGTGCGTTTCGACGATGGTGCGAAGGAATGCCGAGAGCGACGCCCCGAAGCTGCGAGCGAACGACTCGTGAATCGATTGCAGCGCCCGCATCTGCTCCTTGCTGACGCGTTCGGGACGTTTGAAGTCGTATTCGGTGACTTCGCGGCCTTGGCGGCGGCGGTCGCCGGCGAATTCGAAATCGTCGCCGTCGCTGTCGGTGGCGACCGCATCGAGCAGCGCGTTGACTTCGTTTGGATCGAGGACTTCGGTCATGTCCTGGCAGCCCCCCGGATGGGCGGCGCAATTCCTGCGCCTGCAACGGGTTAAGCCTGCTCTCTTATCGGATGTCTCGCGGAAGATTCTCAAGCGACATGGGGCCGTTTTGAATCGCTCCACTCGCACACGAAAAAGCGTCGTCGCGATGGGCAGGCCGGAAATAATCGGCCCGCGCGGGCACAATATCCGGCTGGATTCGCTTCGTCGTCGGAGCGGCGTACCCAAGGAGCCTTACCATGTTTCGGAACCACCCTCATGCGGAAGTCGGCCCGACCACGGTCGTGAATCGTCGAATGGGCCTGGGGGCCTCGATCGTCTGGGGCCTGACAGGAATCATCGTGACCGCCATCGTTGCGGGCAGCGGGCTGGCGGTTTATGCGCTGCGCGTTGTGGACCGCCGGGCCGATGGCGCGGTCGTTCTGGTTTCGCGGGTCCTGGGCGAGCTGCCGGAATATCGCGCGGCGCTGCCGCCGGCGCTGGCCGATGCGATAGATGACGTTCGCCGGCCGGATTATCGCAATCAACTGGCGGTGACGACGAAACTCCTTCCGCGCGATGGTCGAAACCACCAGTCGGCATCAGTCGAGGTGCGCAACGGCGGCGAAGAACTCGTCTCGCTGTTGAGCATGCGGATCGTCGGAATGGACAGCGAGGGTCAAGCCGTCGAGGAACGCATGACGTACGCGGCGACGCCGATTCAGATCGATGACGAATGGCGCGGTCCGCTGCTGCCGGGTGAGACACGGCGATTCGTGGTGCGCTGGCGGGCGCATGACAAGGTGTCGGACGTGACGCACGAGATCACCGATCTGCGTGTGTGGAAGGATCGGGCCGACGCGGGGGTCGCGCCGGAATCGGACGAGGCGGACGAAGGCACGACGGCATCCAAGTCCTATCGTTCGCAGATGCCGAAGAAGTCCCCGACGCGCGAGGTCGTAAGTGTGCGTGAGAGCGATGATTAGCCGCGTTGCTTGACCATCGGGAATTCGACGCTTAGGCTCCTGACGGGCTTTCGCCACCGTGAAAAGCGGGGCAAAAGCCCGTTTGGCTTTATCTCGGCGCGTCGGGTCGCGCGGCCTTGCCTTGCCCGGCCTTGTCGATGAAGGAATCGTTCACGTCGATGCAGCATCGCGGACTGGCCAAAATTGATGTCATGCTGATGGTGCTGGTGGCCTTGGCGGGGTTGATCTACCTGTCGCGTTGGCTTCCGCTGGGCGGCGGCGGAGGAGCGGCGCAGCGCGCGGCGTGCCTGGCGAATCTGGCGACGATCGGCAAGGGGTTGTCGGCCTACCTGGAAGCGAACGATCAGCGGTGGCCTTACGTGGAGAAGCTGCGGTCGCTGCCGATGCACAACCCGCCGTGGCTGATTTTGCCGGATGTCTTGAAACCGTACGTGAGCGCGGGAGCGGGCGAGCCGTTTCACTGCCCGGCCGATCGGCGGACGTTGGGGGAGGACAATCCGCTGGAGAAACAGTACGGCAGGCAAACGACGTGGTACGCAACGGAAGGCTCAAGCTACGAGTGGATCTGGGGGGAGGCCTACGGCGGCAAGCGCGTCGGCGAGGAGATGCTGGCGAAGGCGAAGGGGTTCGGCCTGGGCCGGGCCGATCAGCCGATGCTGGCGGATTTTGAGGCGTTTCACACGGGCGACGAGCAGGGGCCGTTCAACACGCTGAACGCGGACCTGAAGCCGCGAACAGCGCGGACGGCGAACCGATAACACCCTCCGGTTGCGTCCGGTGCGACGGGAGAAATGATACAAACGTATAGGAAATAGGCGTATGATGACGCAGTTGGAGAGTCACGCCGCGGGGCAGCCTGCGACGAACCTGGTGAAGCGGCACCGCACGTCGGCCGTCGTCGGGACGACGATCGGCGTGTTGCTGGTCGCGTCGATCGTGACGTACCTGTGGGCGGCGACGCCTGCGCGGCCGAACGTGCAGACGGCCAAGCCGGCCGAGATGGTGACATTCGTGAGTCACGAGCGCGGTTTGGCGGGGCTCCCGCAGATCGAGCAGGAACAGTTCATCAAGAGCTGGCAGGGTCGGCTGGCGTCGGACGCGGCCTATCGCGAAGCGATGCGCGAATCGCTGAAGGCATTGAGCGAGGAGGAGCGCAAGGCGTTCGTCACGGCGATGATCCGCGTGATGAAGCGGGCGTTCATCGACGACGCGAAGCGTTACGCGGGGCTGTCGCAGCAGGAGCGGTTCAAGTTTGTGCGAGAGCGGCTGACGGAGTACGCCAGCCAGGCGCCGCTGCTGAAGGATCTCACGCGTGACACGGGTTTCAAGCGCGATCTGCCCGGCGGCCAGGATGAAGTGCGCCAGTGGCTGATGGAAAATACGACGGCCGAAGAGCGCGCGATCGGCGAGCCGTACGTCGAGGCGCTGAAACACATCAGCGAGCAGGATCGCAGGCAGAAGAAGGATTAGATCCCGTTGAGCTGCGGGGGTATCGTTCATCGCGATTTTACGGCAACCAACCCGCCGCATGGGATTTGCAGGATGGGCAATGCCCACTACGGCGAGGGGTCGGTCGCGGCGACGCGGCCGAGGGAGCGCGGGAGTGCTGCGTTGCCGTCATCGGCAAGGATCGGCGGGCCGCTCAATTCCGTAATCAGCGGAGCGAGGTAGGCTTTCACGAAGGTCGGATGGGTCCAGTCGGTGTGACCGCCGAAATGGCCTGCCCATCGCATGTCGGCGCTGTAGGGCACCTGGTGCAGCTTGCGGTAGAGGGCGGCGGCTTCGCTGGAATCGTCGGCGGGCTTCTGAAAGCCGACCGCGCCGGCGGATTGGCCGTGCCGCCGGTCGATGGTGCCGGCGACGGTGGTGCCGGCGCGGAGAAAGACGGCGTCCAACTCGGAATAATAATTGAAGATGCCGAAGGTGGTGCGTCGCAAGGCGTTGCGCAGGTCATAATGCGGGCTGATGGCCGGCGCGAGTAAGACAACTGTAGAGACCTGTACGTTCTCCGGCAGCCGCTCGACCGCCATGATCGCCAGCCCGCCGCCGCCGGAATGGCCGACGATGTGCAGCGGGGCGTGCGGATGCTGCGCGCGATAGGAAATGATCCGGTTGTTCAGGCGCTGGGCCACGACCTTGTTGCGCTCGTAGTCGGCGAGGTTGATGAGCAGACCGCCGGGGATGGGCGTGCCCCAGTCGAAAATCTCGATGCCGCACTCGACGCCGCCGTCGGCCAATCCGCGGGCAAGCGATTCGTTGAG from the Planctomycetia bacterium genome contains:
- a CDS encoding endonuclease V, whose protein sequence is MRHRWNPSPTAAIRLQRALADRVVERVVPARSVRLVAGGDAAFVAGAPQIIAGWIVWDVRKHAVIESASVHRKVTFPYVPGLLSFREAPALLAAARQLRSVPDVFILDGHGRAHPRRLGIASHLGLLLDRPTIGCAKSRLCGEHVEPGNTRGDAVDLRFDGERIGRVLRTRTGVKPIYVSVGHLVRLADAERIVLRCCTGYRLPEPTRLAHQLVTRLRRDASA
- the yidD gene encoding membrane protein insertion efficiency factor YidD, which codes for MRPTVGTTPTLHRLIALLARGVRWIARPLGRIVFLVNTVTIRALTLTIRAYQFALRPLLPGHCRFEPSCSEYALDAIRRNGPWRGSVQAVRRILRCHPWGGFGYDPVP
- the trmB gene encoding tRNA (guanosine(46)-N7)-methyltransferase TrmB, producing MPTLEDILLSPEVVSERVDFGAIFGNDRPVEMEIGCGKGAFLLRMARAHPDRNFFGIEWARAFCEYCADRLARWGVTNARMVRTDAKILVMHRLPPASLTALHVYHPDPWPKKRHHKRRLFTPDAAAAMARALVPGGRLAVQTDHAEYYEQIRAVLGGVADFAEIDFDDPAFGTAGSRTETNYEIKYVREGRPIYRMAVRKR
- the fliM gene encoding flagellar motor switch protein FliM, with amino-acid sequence MTEVLDPNEVNALLDAVATDSDGDDFEFAGDRRRQGREVTEYDFKRPERVSKEQMRALQSIHESFARSFGASLSAFLRTIVETHVATAEQLTYSEFIHSLPSPTCFNLLSAETLTGKMCLEISPLIVFPIIDRLLGGTNSDIFIPQRPLTLIEQRLVNRILDRALENLSEAWSELIEVKFDLAGHESNPHLVQIVAPNEVVVVVGFELKVGARAGTMSICIPFNVIEPVIGKLATQSWLAYSRGTVNTAHRRALTQKLRNAEINLRAYLGQTRITLADLMSLAPGDLIRLDKLVTEEMSLQVEGRDKFLGRLGQLRGNRAFRVTKKIDEIGRSDDAGCHRQSGDSPAETRARSVI
- a CDS encoding alpha/beta fold hydrolase, whose translation is MDGLTASQHIPGRRYTSATSIAPRRAALESVAGLAALAILMLATGCSLDHLRTPERLEKGLVVILPGIEGRSILNESLARGLADGGVECGIEIFDWGTPIPGGLLINLADYERNKVVAQRLNNRIISYRAQHPHAPLHIVGHSGGGGLAIMAVERLPENVQVSTVVLLAPAISPHYDLRNALRRTTFGIFNYYSELDAVFLRAGTTVAGTIDRRHGQSAGAVGFQKPADDSSEAAALYRKLHQVPYSADMRWAGHFGGHTDWTHPTFVKAYLAPLITELSGPPILADDGNAALPRSLGRVAATDPSP